The following are encoded in a window of Haloarcula halophila genomic DNA:
- a CDS encoding CPBP family intramembrane glutamic endopeptidase has product MSVVTDRGADSWPAISRRLRAGLAALGVTVLSLLIGIVGIVGTGAVLRVAGVLTAPAVWALQLHSVQVGFAVFAAAFLAWRGDLSRYCRVRVPTPEDAAWIAVIPLVFAAQGVVLSPVLAALGLPHPDSGTAVGSVDLATRPLLWPVAFVGMFLFAAPAEELVYRGIVQGTLRRAFDLAGVVLLGGVLFGLMHVLIGLLTPSVAPAGALRWGITTALPGMVWGYAYERTENLAVTAVTHAMTWTITLHELVLKLVPI; this is encoded by the coding sequence GTGAGCGTCGTCACCGACCGGGGGGCCGACAGTTGGCCCGCGATCTCCCGACGACTGCGGGCTGGTCTGGCGGCCCTCGGTGTCACCGTCCTCTCGCTCCTGATCGGCATCGTCGGCATCGTCGGCACCGGTGCGGTCCTCCGGGTCGCCGGCGTCCTGACCGCCCCCGCTGTCTGGGCCCTCCAACTCCACTCCGTCCAGGTCGGTTTCGCCGTCTTCGCCGCTGCCTTCCTCGCCTGGCGTGGTGATCTCTCCCGTTACTGCAGAGTTCGCGTCCCGACGCCTGAAGACGCCGCCTGGATCGCGGTCATCCCGTTGGTGTTCGCCGCACAGGGCGTCGTCCTCTCCCCGGTCCTGGCCGCGCTCGGGCTTCCCCACCCGGACTCGGGGACAGCGGTCGGGAGCGTCGACCTAGCGACGAGACCGCTGCTGTGGCCGGTCGCGTTCGTCGGGATGTTTCTCTTTGCCGCCCCGGCCGAGGAACTCGTCTACCGGGGTATCGTCCAGGGGACGCTCCGCCGGGCGTTCGATCTAGCGGGAGTCGTGTTGCTGGGCGGGGTTCTGTTCGGACTCATGCACGTCCTGATCGGGCTCCTCACGCCGAGCGTGGCACCAGCCGGTGCCCTCCGCTGGGGCATCACCACCGCGCTTCCGGGGATGGTGTGGGGCTACGCCTACGAACGGACCGAGAACCTGGCGGTGACCGCGGTCACCCACGCGATGACGTGGACGATCACCCTCCACGAGTTGGTCCTGAAACTGGTCCCGATCTGA
- a CDS encoding methyl-accepting chemotaxis protein, whose product MARTGHRWVAAGTAGQFAHALYQVIVVGFGPPGLKWPLALGGLVVAAIVGWYTIVSVRARLTDAVTERDQRQAERDGARTALAETEGELATVRAEREATTGGVAQQAPAATDGGVSAADEMSHEELSAYIRECCATIDATNEGDLSRRMAVDTPSAALNELGTEFNEMTAAFQQTIETADEFSADVAGSSEQVTAATQAVKEASQNVAETVQGIADVFHEQHQQITTISDEMSQMSATIEEIAASSKEVTETADKTERRTVEGIEAATSAQETMSETVTQTDEVVETVRTLDDRMTEVGRIVDLIDDIAEQTNILALNASIEAAHASSGSANNNGFGVVADEVKTLAEETKEATTEIETLIGEIQAQTADAVDEISEMQDAVEDSQDAVEEGLTALESIMEYVEKTSTGVREISDATDDQAATSEEVASIADDVAETSRQNVEEAEHVAAIAEEQNLALGEVYVNAKMLTMRAQQLTALFERYDTDG is encoded by the coding sequence ATGGCACGGACAGGACATCGGTGGGTGGCCGCTGGCACGGCAGGTCAGTTCGCTCACGCCCTCTACCAGGTGATCGTGGTCGGGTTCGGCCCGCCCGGACTGAAGTGGCCACTGGCACTGGGAGGTCTCGTCGTCGCAGCGATCGTGGGATGGTACACGATCGTGTCCGTCAGGGCACGGCTGACGGACGCAGTCACGGAACGTGATCAGCGGCAGGCAGAACGGGACGGGGCACGCACCGCACTCGCCGAGACCGAGGGCGAACTCGCCACGGTTCGGGCGGAACGCGAGGCCACGACGGGCGGCGTGGCCCAGCAGGCTCCCGCGGCGACCGACGGCGGCGTCTCTGCCGCCGATGAGATGAGCCACGAGGAGCTATCTGCGTACATCCGGGAGTGCTGTGCGACGATCGACGCCACCAACGAGGGGGATCTTAGCAGGCGGATGGCCGTGGATACACCGTCGGCAGCACTGAACGAACTTGGCACGGAGTTCAACGAGATGACCGCTGCCTTCCAGCAGACGATCGAGACGGCCGACGAGTTCTCGGCGGACGTTGCGGGGTCGTCCGAACAGGTGACCGCCGCGACCCAGGCAGTCAAAGAAGCGTCACAGAACGTGGCAGAGACCGTCCAGGGGATCGCCGACGTCTTCCACGAGCAACACCAGCAGATCACGACCATCAGCGACGAGATGTCACAGATGTCCGCGACGATCGAGGAGATCGCCGCCTCCTCGAAGGAGGTCACCGAGACGGCGGACAAGACCGAACGCCGGACCGTCGAGGGGATCGAAGCGGCTACATCCGCTCAGGAGACCATGTCCGAGACGGTCACGCAGACGGACGAGGTCGTCGAGACAGTCCGGACGCTGGACGACCGGATGACCGAGGTCGGTCGAATCGTCGATCTCATCGACGACATCGCCGAACAGACGAACATCCTGGCGCTGAACGCCTCGATCGAGGCGGCCCACGCGTCCTCGGGGAGCGCGAACAACAACGGGTTCGGCGTCGTCGCCGACGAGGTCAAGACGCTCGCCGAGGAGACCAAGGAGGCGACTACCGAGATCGAGACGCTGATCGGCGAGATCCAGGCACAGACAGCGGACGCGGTCGACGAGATTTCCGAGATGCAAGACGCCGTCGAAGACAGCCAGGACGCTGTCGAGGAGGGACTGACCGCGCTGGAGTCGATCATGGAATACGTCGAGAAGACCTCGACGGGCGTCAGGGAGATCAGCGACGCGACCGACGACCAGGCTGCGACCTCCGAAGAGGTCGCCTCGATCGCCGACGACGTCGCTGAGACCTCCAGACAGAACGTCGAGGAAGCGGAACACGTTGCGGCGATCGCCGAAGAGCAGAACCTCGCACTGGGTGAGGTATACGTCAACGCGAAGATGCTCACGATGCGAGCCCAGCAGTTGACAGCGTTGTTCGAGCGCTACGACACGGACGGGTGA
- a CDS encoding BMP family lipoprotein: MTRGENSGNDGERSPKTAQSGIDRRNVLKSGAGLFGVAGLAGCLSEPGSNDGGSSGDGESSDGSSGDGESSDGGSNGGGGSETTNIAIISSPAGFGDKAFNDLAIEGLQTAAEEFDIEVQQVEETEQSRYQTVQSRLAESQNPDYDLIVLVGFNHTQALETNASEYPDQRWMLINDVIDQPNVAGFIWANHEMSFQAGVLAGTMTTRELTHEGNSNDPDGKVVGFTGGVDGPLIRAFEQSYIKGVEWVDSEIDVKVGYAGSFSSPQDGKEVALSQYDSGADIVYHAAAATGQGVFQAAQDEERFAIGVDADQSQTLPEYQDVIIGSAVKYINEGTAEAAQAVVEDNWSSVQGENILGLEQDAVEVVLGQAIGPKLPDVVSENLESAREAVINGDVTVPCSASGCQN, translated from the coding sequence ATGACACGTGGTGAAAACAGCGGTAACGACGGCGAGCGGAGTCCGAAAACGGCACAGAGCGGTATTGATCGTCGGAACGTCCTGAAATCGGGTGCTGGATTGTTCGGTGTGGCAGGTCTCGCGGGGTGTCTCAGCGAACCCGGGAGCAACGACGGGGGCAGTAGTGGTGACGGCGAAAGTAGTGACGGAAGTAGTGGTGACGGTGAAAGCAGTGATGGAGGTAGCAATGGCGGTGGTGGTTCCGAGACGACGAACATCGCCATCATATCGAGTCCAGCAGGGTTCGGCGACAAAGCGTTCAACGACCTCGCGATAGAGGGGTTACAGACCGCCGCCGAGGAGTTCGATATCGAGGTCCAACAGGTCGAGGAGACCGAACAGTCCAGATACCAGACCGTTCAGTCTCGCCTGGCCGAGAGCCAGAACCCGGACTACGATCTCATCGTCCTAGTCGGGTTCAACCACACGCAGGCCCTGGAAACGAACGCCTCCGAGTACCCCGACCAGCGGTGGATGCTGATCAACGACGTCATCGACCAGCCGAACGTCGCTGGCTTCATCTGGGCCAACCACGAGATGTCGTTCCAGGCGGGCGTTCTCGCCGGAACGATGACGACGCGGGAACTCACTCACGAGGGGAACTCCAACGACCCCGATGGCAAGGTGGTCGGGTTCACCGGTGGCGTCGACGGACCGCTGATCCGTGCGTTCGAGCAGTCGTACATCAAAGGCGTCGAGTGGGTCGACAGCGAAATCGACGTAAAGGTCGGATACGCGGGGTCATTTTCGAGCCCTCAGGACGGGAAGGAAGTCGCTCTCTCGCAGTACGACAGCGGAGCCGACATCGTCTACCACGCCGCTGCGGCGACCGGACAGGGCGTCTTCCAGGCCGCACAGGACGAGGAGCGGTTCGCCATCGGTGTCGACGCAGACCAGTCCCAGACGCTCCCCGAGTACCAAGACGTCATCATCGGTTCGGCTGTGAAATACATCAACGAAGGGACCGCAGAGGCGGCCCAGGCAGTGGTCGAAGACAACTGGAGCAGCGTCCAGGGCGAGAACATCCTCGGGCTCGAACAAGATGCAGTCGAGGTCGTCTTGGGGCAGGCTATCGGTCCGAAGCTTCCCGACGTGGTCTCCGAAAACCTCGAATCGGCGAGAGAGGCGGTCATCAACGGCGACGTGACGGTTCCCTGTAGTGCGTCCGGTTGTCAGAACTAA
- a CDS encoding PAS domain S-box protein, whose protein sequence is MGDRVEILHVEGDSEFAERTREYFDQVGDRFRVRTVSGATAALDELSTPRIDCVISNYEIAGMDGLALLERVREEFPDLPFIIFTGAGSEAVASEALTGGATDYIRRDEETEQFDLLANRVRNAVERYRATRRAAAEERISRVIRAVDRALVRADSEADIEQDCCEILGDADPYTFAWIGGVDPETDRIEPRAHDGDAGDYLDSITITADETPTGNGPAGRAVKTGEIAVSQNIYDDEAFEPWHDTAIEYGFQSVAAIPLRYESQRYGLLVVYADRSYAFDEAERDLLRDLGDDIAHALHSRRIRDELRQTTVRMEALFADAPDMITVHEADGTLVDANQTICEQLGYAPEELVGMSVWDIDPAIDPAESRALWDRMDDGSRHEVETKFRREDGSTFPVAVHLRKTRVDGDTQFVVHSRDISDRKEREQILETQSEALTAAYDGMAILDADNRYIFVNPAHADIYGYDDPEALLGESWRLCYEPDEAERFEREVLPELAEHGEWFGEATGVRADGETFPQEVSLTRLENGQLICVVRDVTERRTHLRNLEAIQRRTQSLMGTETVTETAQVAVETAKEVLDAELSGFHELTEDGSELRLVTETEPISETFEQPPGHNRESEDPVSEVVWEVFESGDPLHVSDTADHDRLAGNTPARSGIIQPIEDRGVFVISSTSPDVFDETDRALVDLLASALTVALRRVDRESLLQQRERELTRQNERLEEFASVVSHDLRNPLEVISGSLELAEETGSQEHFDRGRRAVDRMAQLIDDLLSLARQERPVTETDRVDVGAVARRCWATVATGGARLRVKGSIELAASESRLKQLFENLFRNAVEHGSTGNPTASDDAVDHGSTDTPPESGDSVEDGGEDVTITVGVLSSDPGFYVADDGPGIPPEDREQVFESGYSTAPDGTGFGLAIVDRIASVHGWDLSLTESEDGGARFEVVTDPSD, encoded by the coding sequence ATGGGAGACCGGGTCGAAATTCTGCACGTGGAAGGCGACTCGGAGTTCGCTGAGAGAACTCGTGAGTACTTCGACCAAGTCGGGGACAGGTTCCGGGTCCGGACGGTTTCGGGGGCAACCGCGGCGCTGGACGAGCTGTCTACCCCCCGTATCGATTGTGTTATCTCCAACTACGAGATCGCTGGGATGGACGGCCTGGCACTTCTCGAACGTGTCCGTGAGGAGTTCCCGGACCTTCCGTTTATCATCTTTACCGGGGCCGGATCGGAAGCGGTCGCCAGCGAAGCACTCACCGGCGGTGCGACCGACTACATCCGGAGAGACGAGGAGACGGAACAGTTCGACCTGTTGGCGAACCGCGTCCGGAACGCCGTCGAGCGGTACCGTGCAACCCGCCGCGCAGCCGCCGAGGAACGGATCAGCCGGGTGATCAGAGCCGTCGATCGGGCGCTGGTCCGGGCGGATTCGGAGGCCGACATCGAGCAGGACTGCTGTGAGATTCTCGGCGACGCCGACCCGTACACGTTCGCGTGGATCGGCGGCGTCGACCCGGAGACCGACCGGATCGAGCCGCGTGCTCATGACGGCGACGCGGGCGACTATCTCGACTCGATCACGATCACTGCCGACGAGACGCCGACGGGAAACGGGCCCGCTGGCCGGGCCGTCAAGACGGGGGAGATCGCCGTCTCGCAGAACATCTACGACGACGAGGCGTTCGAACCCTGGCACGACACCGCGATAGAGTACGGGTTCCAGTCCGTCGCTGCGATCCCACTGCGGTACGAGTCACAGCGGTACGGGCTGCTCGTGGTGTATGCCGACCGTTCGTACGCCTTCGACGAGGCGGAGCGAGACCTGTTGAGGGATCTCGGCGACGACATCGCTCACGCGCTTCACAGCCGCAGAATCCGAGACGAACTCCGGCAAACGACCGTCCGGATGGAGGCGTTGTTCGCCGATGCCCCCGACATGATCACCGTCCACGAGGCCGACGGGACGTTGGTCGACGCGAACCAGACCATCTGCGAACAGTTGGGTTACGCGCCCGAGGAACTCGTCGGGATGTCTGTCTGGGACATCGACCCTGCGATCGACCCGGCCGAATCCCGGGCGCTCTGGGACCGGATGGACGACGGGAGCCGTCACGAAGTGGAGACGAAGTTTCGTCGCGAGGACGGGTCGACGTTCCCCGTCGCGGTCCACCTCCGAAAGACCCGGGTGGACGGTGACACCCAGTTTGTCGTCCACAGCCGGGATATCAGTGACCGGAAGGAACGCGAACAGATACTGGAGACACAGTCGGAAGCGCTCACGGCGGCCTACGACGGGATGGCGATTCTGGATGCCGACAACAGGTATATCTTCGTGAACCCGGCCCACGCCGATATATACGGCTACGACGATCCCGAGGCGCTCCTCGGCGAGAGCTGGCGACTGTGTTACGAGCCCGACGAGGCGGAACGGTTCGAGCGGGAGGTCCTCCCCGAACTCGCCGAGCACGGGGAGTGGTTCGGCGAAGCCACAGGGGTCCGGGCCGACGGCGAGACGTTCCCACAGGAGGTCTCACTGACGAGGCTCGAAAACGGACAGCTCATCTGTGTCGTCAGGGACGTCACCGAGCGACGAACCCATCTCCGGAACCTCGAAGCGATACAGCGACGGACCCAGTCACTCATGGGGACCGAGACGGTCACCGAGACGGCACAGGTGGCCGTCGAGACTGCCAAGGAGGTACTCGACGCGGAACTCAGTGGCTTCCACGAACTCACCGAGGACGGGAGCGAATTGCGCCTGGTCACGGAGACGGAGCCGATCAGCGAGACGTTCGAGCAGCCGCCCGGACATAACCGGGAGAGCGAGGATCCGGTCTCGGAGGTGGTCTGGGAGGTCTTCGAGTCGGGCGACCCGCTCCACGTGTCGGACACGGCCGACCACGACCGGCTGGCGGGGAACACACCGGCTCGTAGCGGTATCATCCAACCGATCGAAGACCGGGGAGTGTTCGTCATCTCCTCGACTTCCCCGGACGTCTTCGACGAGACAGACCGGGCGCTCGTGGACCTGCTCGCGTCCGCGCTGACGGTGGCGCTTCGCCGCGTCGACCGCGAATCACTCCTCCAGCAACGGGAGCGAGAACTCACGCGCCAGAACGAACGGCTGGAGGAGTTCGCGAGCGTCGTCAGCCACGACCTCCGGAACCCGTTAGAGGTAATCAGCGGCTCGCTTGAACTCGCGGAAGAGACGGGAAGTCAGGAACATTTCGACCGGGGGCGTCGTGCGGTCGACCGGATGGCACAGCTCATCGACGATCTGCTGTCGCTCGCCCGGCAAGAACGCCCGGTCACCGAGACCGATCGGGTCGACGTCGGGGCCGTCGCCAGACGGTGCTGGGCGACCGTCGCCACCGGTGGGGCACGGCTCCGGGTCAAGGGCTCTATCGAACTGGCCGCGAGCGAAAGCCGACTCAAACAGCTCTTCGAGAACCTGTTTCGCAACGCCGTCGAACACGGTTCGACGGGCAATCCGACAGCGTCCGACGACGCCGTGGACCACGGCTCCACCGATACCCCGCCGGAATCCGGTGACAGCGTCGAAGACGGCGGTGAAGACGTGACCATCACCGTCGGGGTACTGTCGTCGGACCCCGGGTTCTACGTCGCCGACGACGGGCCGGGGATTCCGCCGGAGGACCGTGAGCAGGTCTTCGAGAGCGGCTACTCGACGGCTCCCGACGGCACCGGGTTCGGCCTCGCCATTGTCGACCGCATCGCGTCGGTCCACGGGTGGGACCTCTCGCTGACCGAGAGCGAGGACGGTGGCGCACGGTTCGAAGTGGTGACCGATCCATCGGACTGA
- a CDS encoding ABC transporter substrate-binding protein — MSRVSTGGHADIELLHRLVGGDGGAALDALLDGFTQQHPDVPLGDVTNENLSLTVKSRILKEDPPDVWIEWPGKNLKPYTDAGVVGDLSAIWTDGNMEQNYLDGPKDAARIGDTYRAVPLNIHRINNLFINASLADEVGVDPARIDSPSAFAEELERIDAETDHVGMLFPMKNPWTVLQVFETVLLGEQGHDTYRAISDGRASQHRREIVQALEIVQRYGAVATDDRAYLSLTDANERFIEGESVFFHQGDWAAGAYTETDGFDYRSEWSHVPFPGTDGYYAMNMDSVVSAADTDTPDAVETFLRYVGSADGQRRFNRKKGSIPPRTDVDTGQFTPFLQEQQLAFQQSRSQPLSITHGLGVRPDQLIELKTAVSAFVSSWDVESAADAVITALEQSS, encoded by the coding sequence ATGTCACGGGTATCGACCGGGGGCCACGCGGATATCGAACTCCTGCACCGACTCGTGGGCGGTGACGGCGGGGCTGCACTCGACGCGCTACTGGACGGGTTCACACAGCAGCATCCCGACGTCCCGTTGGGCGATGTCACCAACGAGAACCTGAGTCTCACGGTCAAGAGCCGTATCCTGAAAGAGGACCCGCCCGACGTGTGGATCGAATGGCCGGGCAAGAACCTCAAACCGTATACCGATGCGGGTGTCGTCGGGGATCTCTCAGCTATCTGGACCGACGGCAATATGGAACAGAACTACCTCGACGGCCCGAAAGATGCCGCTCGGATAGGCGACACGTACCGGGCGGTCCCGCTGAACATCCACCGGATCAACAACCTGTTTATCAACGCCTCGCTCGCCGACGAGGTCGGTGTCGATCCCGCCCGGATCGACAGCCCCAGTGCGTTCGCAGAGGAACTGGAACGGATCGACGCCGAGACCGACCACGTCGGGATGTTGTTCCCGATGAAAAACCCGTGGACGGTGCTCCAGGTCTTCGAGACGGTCCTCCTGGGCGAACAAGGACACGACACCTATCGAGCGATCAGTGACGGGCGTGCGAGCCAACACCGCCGCGAGATCGTCCAGGCCCTGGAGATCGTGCAGCGCTACGGCGCCGTCGCGACCGACGACCGGGCGTATCTCTCCCTGACCGACGCGAACGAGCGGTTCATCGAGGGCGAATCCGTCTTCTTCCATCAGGGCGACTGGGCGGCCGGCGCGTACACGGAGACCGACGGGTTCGACTACCGGTCCGAGTGGTCGCACGTCCCGTTCCCGGGAACGGACGGCTACTACGCGATGAACATGGACTCGGTGGTCTCGGCCGCCGACACCGACACCCCCGACGCCGTCGAGACGTTCCTGCGTTACGTCGGGTCCGCAGACGGCCAGCGCCGGTTCAACCGGAAGAAGGGATCGATCCCGCCCCGCACCGACGTCGACACCGGACAGTTCACGCCCTTCCTCCAGGAGCAACAACTGGCCTTCCAGCAGTCTCGGAGTCAACCGCTCTCGATCACGCACGGACTCGGCGTTCGCCCGGACCAGCTTATCGAACTCAAGACGGCTGTCTCCGCGTTCGTCTCCTCCTGGGACGTGGAGTCGGCTGCCGATGCCGTGATCACGGCCCTGGAGCAATCGTCCTAA
- a CDS encoding mandelate racemase/muconate lactonizing enzyme family protein produces MGQANDVDYADLHDPNAEYTMRELSAETMGVTAKRGGGRDVEITDVQTTMIDGNFPWTLVRIYTDAGIVGTGEAYWGAGVPELIERMKPFVVGENPLDIDRLYEHLIQKMSGEGSVEGVTVTAIAGIEVALHDLAGKILEVPAYQLLGGKYRDEVRVYCDCHTEEEADADACADEARRVVDELGYDALKFDLDVPSGLEKDRANRHLRPGEIRHKAEIVEKVTEEVKDEADVAFDCHWTFSGGSGKRLAEAIEDYDVWWLEDPVPPENLEVQEEVTKSTNTPITVGENRYRVTEERRLIENQAVDIIAPDLPKVGGMRETQKVADVANQYYIPVAMHNVSSPIATMASAQVGAAIPNSLAVEYHSYELGWWDDLVEETVIEDGYIEIPEEPGLGLTLDMDAVEEHMVDGDTVFDEA; encoded by the coding sequence ATGGGACAGGCAAACGACGTGGATTACGCTGACCTGCACGATCCGAACGCGGAGTATACGATGCGTGAACTCTCCGCAGAGACGATGGGTGTCACCGCCAAACGCGGTGGTGGCCGCGACGTGGAGATCACCGACGTTCAGACGACGATGATCGACGGGAACTTCCCGTGGACACTGGTCCGGATCTACACCGACGCTGGCATCGTCGGAACGGGCGAGGCCTACTGGGGAGCCGGTGTTCCGGAACTCATCGAGCGGATGAAGCCGTTCGTCGTCGGCGAGAACCCCCTGGACATCGACCGCCTCTACGAGCACCTCATCCAGAAGATGTCGGGCGAGGGCAGCGTCGAGGGCGTCACCGTCACCGCGATCGCCGGTATCGAGGTCGCGCTGCACGACCTCGCCGGCAAGATCCTCGAAGTCCCGGCCTACCAGTTGCTCGGCGGGAAGTACCGCGACGAGGTCCGGGTCTACTGTGACTGCCACACCGAGGAGGAAGCCGACGCCGACGCCTGCGCCGACGAGGCCCGTCGCGTCGTCGACGAACTCGGCTACGACGCCCTGAAGTTCGACCTCGACGTTCCCAGCGGCCTGGAGAAAGACCGTGCGAACCGTCACCTCCGCCCCGGCGAGATCCGCCACAAGGCCGAGATCGTCGAGAAGGTCACCGAGGAGGTCAAAGACGAGGCCGACGTGGCGTTCGACTGCCACTGGACCTTCAGCGGCGGCTCGGGCAAGCGCCTCGCTGAGGCCATCGAGGACTACGACGTCTGGTGGCTCGAAGACCCGGTCCCGCCGGAGAACCTCGAAGTCCAGGAGGAGGTCACGAAGTCCACGAACACGCCGATCACCGTCGGCGAGAACCGCTACCGCGTGACCGAGGAACGCCGCCTGATCGAGAACCAGGCCGTCGACATCATCGCGCCCGACCTCCCGAAGGTCGGTGGCATGCGCGAGACCCAGAAGGTCGCCGACGTGGCCAACCAGTATTACATCCCAGTGGCGATGCACAACGTCTCATCGCCGATCGCGACGATGGCGAGCGCGCAGGTGGGCGCCGCCATCCCGAACTCCCTGGCCGTCGAGTACCACTCCTACGAACTCGGCTGGTGGGACGACCTGGTCGAGGAGACCGTCATCGAGGACGGCTACATCGAGATCCCCGAGGAGCCCGGTCTCGGCCTCACCCTCGACATGGACGCCGTCGAGGAGCACATGGTCGACGGCGACACGGTGTTCGACGAAGCATAG